In the Sorghum bicolor cultivar BTx623 chromosome 4, Sorghum_bicolor_NCBIv3, whole genome shotgun sequence genome, GGTTCAAGATGGACTTCAAGGCAATCCCACAGAGCCTTAAATTAGCAAGCCCGCTCTAACTTCGTTTCTAACGCAATGCGACTCTAACTCTATTTCTAACGTACGAGTCAGAAGATGTAGATCATCTACATTGTCGGGGGATATATATGCATGGTCTCCCATATGGCAATGTCCCATGCATACCTCGATGCACAGACTACTACACccggtcccaaattataagtcattctaataatcttggagagttaaagtttttcaagtttaaccaaatttatatagcaaaataataacatttttgataccaaccaagtatcgttagattctttgttagttatattttcatagtgtacctattttatgacataaatctttatatttctctctatattttttgtcaaatttgaaaatactttgactctccaagactTTTGGAAGTATATAGTAGCGCCACCGTCCAAGCCTAGCTGCACATACACTTCCCAAGAGTTTAAACGTGTTCGACATCATCGCTTCTCGGCGGCTGCCACTGTTTGTGGGTACAGATGCGTTACTTGATGATACTAGGCGCGGCTGTGGCCTGTCTAGGAGAATATATCTGAAGTGCTGCTGGGCGGCTGCTGCTACTACCGGCAGGCTCTTAGATGAAATATTAGGAGTGAAATAAAAAAGcctgcaaaaaaaaaaccaagTGGAACCAAATTTTGATTTTTAAGATTGAAATATTAGGTACGTACTATATATTGGAGATAGCCTTCTTTTTTCtcttaatatttttttaggaGTTGAAAAATATAGAGTTTTTTGAGCAAAATTTAAGGAATTCTTGAAGATGCTCCGAATGAACTACTATCCTTTTGCCTCAACGGACAAAACATATGCCAACTCATTCGGACGAAGAATTGCTAACCCTGCTACTAGCATCTAGGCGGACTCGCTGATTATCATCTGATTGGCAACAATGGCACAATGCTCGTGACGTAATTGCCTCTCGAGCCAACTTGTAAGTTACAACAATCGAAGTATGATAAACAGTACAGCGACAACACCAAAGGTCTCTTAGATGAGCATATATAACAAGGTCCATGAGAACCTTGAACCAACTTGTACATTACAAGAATCGAATCGAAGTCACATAAATCACCCAACAATAACACAAGTCTAAGTCGCATATATCCTAGACAGGTCTGTCAAATACTAGTAagctagataaacagcagcagtGCGGCAACAGCACCAAAGTTTGTTAGATACTAGCTAGATGAGCAGAACAAGATCAATTAGATACTCCAGCAGTGTGATCTCTAATTAAGACGCCGCCCAATATGCTTATGATTGCCTAGATCATGAACACTCGCCTCAAGTCCGCCATGATACCAATATGGCTTGGGCACCGGCCACATGTTATCAAATATGTTTTTGTCCCAATATAAGTTGGCTGTTGAATAAAATACTCTAAGCAAACAGAAACAAGTGGCAATGAGAAAACAGAAAGAAATACTTGTTTTTCTGGATTCCCTTTTTTGTCCCACTAATAACATTGATAGGCATAGGATGGTTATATCCACTGTCAtcaaacaaaaataataatCAAAGTTTGTAAAATAAGTGTATAAGTTAGCATTGAGATGAAAATAATACCATTCTGATGGTAAAGAATTCACTCGACTTAGAACTTTAACAATCTTGTGCCTTGGTAAGAAAGGAGTTACACCGCTTCCATCATAGAAGTTCATGCCAACAAAACTCCCATCAAGATTAATAAGTGGACCTCCAATCCCAGCCTAGTTAAAAAAAAGGCACAAGGTTACTGGAAAACTTGAAATTCCTGATAAGTTCAGTAGATGCCATATGGTTAAACTGGTTACCAtataaaagaaaagtaatagAGATTCAGCCCAGTACCTTCTTGATTTTACAAGTAGATAGCCGAACATCTTCGCAAACAACTTTGCAACCCTTGTTTCCAGGCTTGACTTCCCCACTTGCAGCCATTAATAAATGAAGTTTAGCATCACGCCCTATAGCTACAACCTTTTTACATTTGTTTTGTGCATTTTTTGTGAAGATGTCATCCGGACGAATAGCATTGAAATTCTTATTGAGACTGACAATAGCAATGTTATAGTCTAAATTATAAAATTCCAATGTCCCACCAGCATGTTGATTCGGTGGGAGAAACACCTCAATCTGCAATGAGAGTCAGCTCAGCAAACAATCATTTTGAACTTAAAAGACCAAAGGTAAGGATAAGGACTAAGGAGCACCAACCGTCAAGCTATTATCAATGCTATCCTCATTACAACGACCTCTAACCAAACTGGCTGAAGTCAGGATGACAGTGTGCTTAGCTTTGCTTCCATGCCACTTTATAAGCAAGCCTGTGCATGCAAAAGTTCTCACATACCCTACACATTATAAGTTCACTCATTAGTTAGTGAAGATAAAATACTAGCACAGAAAAGTAAGGAGCACATAGCTGGCAAAATCACCATTGAATGAAGCAAGGGAGACAACACGACGGGGTACATCTGTCACAATATCTTTCGGAAGTTGATTCCAGACACACTTCTCAGAGCCACTAGGTGGATGACCATAGGGATACCCTTTCCAAGGAAGTACTTCACCAAAGCATTCTTCGAAATGATTAAATAATTGCCCATTGACTAGTTAAAGAACGAAGATCAGAAGTGAACTACAAAAAGGCACAAGGGAGATGACAGCAATATCAAAAGAAACACTTACATTCGAGCACAAGCGGTGGTGGAATGGGATAGTCACAGGACTTTAACCTGCAAACAGTTTGCATAAACCCTGATGCGATAGAGATCATTATTAGTCCTCAGATGATATGTATGATACTGGTAACATAGTATTCTGCGCACAATGATACATAGGCAACATTTTAGAAGATGGCTTGCAGTATTGTTCACACCTGAAGGAACTACGCTTGATACGTCTTTAGGCAACGTATATCCACGGTTGTGTAGTTTTTCAGGACTGCAATAAAACATAGTTGACTTGTTATGACAAAATAAAACATAGAAATTACACAGGGAAAAAAATCCAATAATACCAACACATGAATCTAATCTTGTCTTGTGAAAGAAATAAAGGTATGAAATAATGACTTGGAATCAGGCATAAATATTCAACAAAAGATGAGAGCATTAAGCATATTCATGTCAAAAATATAAGTTGCATTGTTTAACTCTTCCTAATTTAGACCAAAACATTAAGCATAGGCACTAAGTTAGCATCATAAGATCTGGCAATGGTACTGGTTTCAGTAGAGAGGTAAGAAGAACCAAATTATTTTCAATCCAAAGGCTACTATGTGAAAACACCTAAGTCTCCAATGCTTTTAGTAAAAATGGCTTACCCTAAACAGGAAGTGGATTAGGAGAGATGATTTGGAACAAATATGAATCAGGTTAACCGAAGAAGAAGTCAATAAATATTGTAAGTGTAGAAGACATACTTGAGTATCTGAAAATGCTTCAAGCGTTTGCAAAGTAAGTCCATTGGTAGGAAGGTGTATCTCAAATTTGCATCACCAGGGTCATATATATCTAAGCTCATCCCTACAATTTTATTATCTGACCCCAGAAGTGGCCCTCCAAGTACAGCCTAgaacaaaagcaaagttgtaggttTAGAAAGGATTTACTTCAATGCACATATTGAAACTTTAGACCAGCTACATAATACAGTTATATGTTCCATGTTTTCCATCATGCCACAAAGTTACAAATAAATAAATCGACAGTATACCTTTGAGATATGTTGACTATCTGAAACCCAGGTGTTGAGGTCTTCGAGGTGTTCGAGGGGGCGTTTCTGATATAGAGATCCACGCATGGCCATCAAACTGCCAGAGTTGAAGGCACGCCCAGCAGCTTTCAAATTGTCAACAGGGAAAGGTTTTGCCTTATCATTCAGATCTATACGATGGACTCCTAGGAAGCCGAAGCATGTGACAATAGCAATGTCTTTATCATATAGTCCTAAGAACCCATCGGTAGCTCTATTATTAGGAAGGCGCACTGCAACCTACAGAAATAAAAGCAGTACACAAGCACAAGCTCAGCATCTTCACGATTAGCTTGAATATACAAAGAAAAATCAAGGAACACAATGATTAGCCGCACTAACCCTCAACTTATCATCTTTATTTCTATTCTGGTTGAATTGTGTAACCAAATGTGCTGATGTCACAAATCTTGTTAGGCTTTGTGTAGTTCTTCCGTGAGGTATAGGTATGCCCGAGCATGCAAATAACATCTTATCTCCTGTACATATCATGATTTAAATGACAAGTGATGACTAAATGCAATTTATTTAGGAAAattgaaaagtaaagtgggacaATCACCATCAAACAAAGCAATCGAGACGACCAAGGAAGACAAATCCACAGCATAATTAGTACTGATCGGACAAGTTATTTCACCAGGTTtgactatttcaccaaatgACCTCTCCTCAAAAGCAATGTTTGAATCTTCTCTGTCAGGTAAAGGTTCACCAAATCGTTGCACTGCAATAGCAGATAGATTATCCTCAAACTTACAAAACGCTTCAGTGGCTGCAATACCTGATTAATAAACATGATACACCACAACTGAGTACTTTGCTAgagcaatatgcaccacaaaaGAAAGAACCAGCAAATTCAAATCAACTGCTCACGTTTTAGGATCCAATTTACGTGGGGGTTCCTGGATCTCTTGTAACCCCGACTTGAAACCAGTGATGAATCAAGTTTGTTCCTTCTGTTTATGGCTCTCTGCTCCCTACTCAGACCTCTTGTGCAATCAATCATCCCCTTGTTCCTCGTGGTCTTTGCGGTCCTGAAGCAGAAAATAAATGTTTAGTAGAGTAACTAAGACCCATTTGTAAAGCTTATAATACTCGATCCAAAATCTGAGATGTCTGAATTTgccatttttttaattttttttataaaaaaaacagaACATATGCATGCATTTTAGCTTAAAGGTtattttagaaaatataaacCGCAACCAGAAACCTGTGATGGTTCTGAGATGTGTGGGGGAGTATGGTGGATAAACATTACTCGTAGGCAACATGTACATGTACATGTGATTTTACTTGGACCAACACATTGTTCAATCAACAATCCAAGCATAACCAACTCATTCAAGTGGATGTAGAGTATAACTCAACTGGAACAGATCCGTGAGCAATCGCAACTACTGCAGTGAGCAAGCAACAAATGAGTAAAGAGACGCTTACATCACGCAATTTTCCCTCGATGAATCACTAGCTAGTCGTCAGATGCGTCCCCGATCGACCACCCCGCAGGCCCGAGCCGCCGTCAACCGCGATGGCACCTAACCGAACGGCCGCGCGCGAGAGTAGCTTGTCGCTGCCACCAGACTGCGAGATGTCGAGATCGATGTAGGGTTTTGCGTTTGTGCGGCGACCCGGCGCAGGTGCGCGCGGTCGGGGAACGCTCTGCTAGGGTTCTCTATATTAATTATACGTATTATATGATCCACAGCAGAGGAACGAACCTACCCCGGCCCCGATGACGTCCGTTGGGCATCCGATCCGAAATAAACACGGAAGCTCGTCCAATTCTTGCGTTGGCCCATAGCATCGATGCGATGTGGCCCATATAtatcaccgccgccgccgcgcccgtgATGGCCGTCGCCCAGCTGCTGATGCTCGCGACCTCCCCCGGCGCTGGAGCAGGCAAGCAGGTGCCCGTGCAAGTTCTCTCCTCCATCGCCTGGATCATCCTCCGCAAATGAACCTAGTGCTCCAGGCACTCGCCGCCGCTACAGTACCCGGCCGTGAAGATGGCCGCCGGccggcagctgctgctgctactcgcGGCCTCCCTCGGTACTAGAGCAGGCAAGCAAGCATGTCTATCTTTGCGTCAGCGACGGCGGCTTTCATGGTTCATGCTTCAACGGGCACGGGAGGATGAGAGCTGCCGGCACCTTGACAAGCCCAACTCCAAAGTCCAGATTCAGACTAGCAGCAGACTAGTAGTGTTGAATTGCCATTGATGTCAGTTGAGATCGTGGCTCAACTTCAGTTGTGATGATTGAATAATTCTTGCCAATTTGAGAGTATAGTTATTGTGAATTTGATACTTCACGCAATTTGCCATTGATGTCAGTGAGCAAGCAACAAATGAGTAAAGAGACGCTTACATCACGCAATTTTCCCTCGATGAATCACTAGCTAGTCGTCAGATGCGTCCCCGACCACCCCGCAGGCCCGAGCCGCCGTCAACCGCGATGGCACCGAACGGCCGCGAGAGTACGTAGCTTGTCGCGCTGCCACCAGACTGCGAGATGTCGAGATCGATGTAGGGTTTTGTGTTTGTGCGGTCGGGGAACGCTCTGCTCTGCTAGGGTTGtctatatattatattatatatgatCCACAGCAGAGGAACGAACCTACCTCCGTTGACGTCCGTTGGGCATCCCAAATAAACACGGAAGCTCGTCAAATTCTTGCGTTGGCCCATAGCATCGATGCGGCCCATATTTAGAAGAAGTGGGAAACGATACGGAATGTGCTTAATCTTTCGACACGTGCACGAAGCATtaaattttaataaaaaaaaattaattgctcagtttggttgtaaatcaagagataaaatttttaaatttaattagtctatgattagttaTAATTGCTATAGTAATCAACATGTGCCAATGATAAATTAATTTAACTTAATAAATTTGTTTCGTAGTTTCTAGATgagctatataatttgtttttaaTTAGTCTATGTTTAATACTTTAAATATCTATCGATATATCCTCCCTAATCTTATGACGTGTGGTTGGCATGCACTATCTAAAGGTTTTGTGTCAGATACCAGCGTCCTTTCTTCACAGCAATGGTTTTTTTAATTCACTATGGTTCGAGGCATATGCAAGATGCGATTTTCATTTTAACAAACCATGGTTCGCACACTACAGGGTTATTGGTTTGATTACTCACTTTTTGGGTTTGATTTACCCTGCCCACGGTTAGCTTTTTGAACACACTGGAGGTGCTCGGCTGTTCGTATAAATTAAATGAACACAAGAAAATTAAATATTCATAAGCATATAAATAGTATACAGagtatcattatttattattgtcggtgttttgcccccggggggtcacaccgacGAGTAAACTTGTATGTGTGTTCCttctcccagatggtgatgcaagaaaggcacagagatttatcctggttcgggcaagagaaggccctacgtccagcgggggatgttctctattattttgcacctaagtgcttgtacaggggtgaatacaagccggTGTAGTGGTGAATTCTAAGTCCTAGATGGAAGCGATATATGGGGTGATGTATGGATATTGTTCTACGTGTAGTGTTCTACGTATTCCTCCTcagtctccccttttatagttccaaggggaggcctaggttacatgTCGTAGGTTATAAAATAGGCTCGATAGGGGTgtggtgcgctgacctactcgagaccttcgtaccgg is a window encoding:
- the LOC8066486 gene encoding uncharacterized protein LOC8066486 isoform X2, which codes for MTAKTTRNKGMIDCTRGLSREQRAINRRNKLDSSLVSSRGYKRSRNPHVNWILKRIAATEAFCKFEDNLSAIAVQRFGEPLPDREDSNIAFEERSFGEIVKPGEITCPISTNYAVDLSSLVVSIALFDGDKMLFACSGIPIPHGRTTQSLTRFVTSAHLVTQFNQNRNKDDKLRVAVRLPNNRATDGFLGLYDKDIAIVTCFGFLGVHRIDLNDKAKPFPVDNLKAAGRAFNSGSLMAMRGSLYQKRPLEHLEDLNTWVSDSQHISKAVLGGPLLGSDNKIVGMSLDIYDPGDANLRYTFLPMDLLCKRLKHFQILNPEKLHNRGYTLPKDVSSVVPSGFMQTVCRLKSCDYPIPPPLVLEFNGQLFNHFEECFGEVLPWKGYPYGHPPSGSEKCVWNQLPKDIVTDVPRRVVSLASFNGYVRTFACTGLLIKWHGSKAKHTVILTSASLVRGRCNEDSIDNSLTIEVFLPPNQHAGGTLEFYNLDYNIAIVSLNKNFNAIRPDDIFTKNAQNKCKKVVAIGRDAKLHLLMAASGEVKPGNKGCKVVCEDVRLSTCKIKKAGIGGPLINLDGSFVGMNFYDGSGVTPFLPRHKIVKVLSRVNSLPSECGYNHPMPINVISGTKKGIQKNKWPVPKPYWYHGGLEASVHDLGNHKHIGRRLN